One genomic segment of Natrialbaceae archaeon AArc-T1-2 includes these proteins:
- a CDS encoding YncE family protein: MDRDATRRRFLAGTATAGAVTVAGCFGGEGSDDEPGDEPADGGYELWALDQGRDNIHFYEPDGDDFEHTDTLDVNDLEGVPDEGVVPHMIAFSSDYEYAAVACTAGARTLVFRTEDKELVGNLETGAGSHMAAFSPDDEYVHVDVIDEETIVRVEADLENEELEIDDELYLPNDETVQEAGIDSAAPICHMFDDRGRSVHTLGPSYHDAGLVIVDHEEFTVDVAHPGEEVPTNCGTMPHPTDSKFYLTAGLPSDPEEGVEGVGDLYVYDTAEDEVIEHKSTRGIDAHGYWYTPDGEELWVLNRETNDGIVVDPGTDEIVEEIDAYGPAQDDDPAESDAPDILWSSPDGEYMFVTLRGPSPLSGDPHAATGVTPGVSVLDVESREIETVLEPDPIEEYTDEEIEDEDTPTPDFHGLGVRPIGEYDTEIATSPPF, encoded by the coding sequence ATGGATCGCGACGCAACTCGGCGACGGTTCCTGGCAGGGACGGCAACCGCAGGCGCAGTAACCGTCGCCGGCTGTTTCGGTGGAGAGGGGTCCGACGACGAACCCGGCGACGAACCAGCCGATGGCGGATACGAACTCTGGGCGCTCGATCAGGGTCGAGACAACATCCACTTCTACGAACCGGACGGCGACGACTTCGAACACACCGACACGCTCGACGTGAACGACCTCGAGGGCGTCCCCGACGAAGGGGTCGTCCCACACATGATCGCGTTCAGTTCGGACTACGAGTACGCGGCGGTCGCCTGTACGGCCGGCGCGCGCACGCTCGTCTTCCGGACCGAGGACAAGGAACTCGTTGGCAACCTCGAGACGGGCGCGGGCTCGCACATGGCCGCGTTCTCCCCAGACGACGAGTACGTCCACGTCGACGTGATCGACGAGGAGACGATCGTCCGCGTCGAGGCCGACCTCGAGAACGAAGAGCTCGAAATCGACGACGAACTCTATCTCCCGAATGACGAGACCGTCCAGGAAGCCGGGATCGACTCTGCCGCACCGATCTGTCACATGTTCGACGACCGCGGGCGCTCGGTGCACACGCTGGGACCGAGTTACCACGACGCCGGCCTCGTGATCGTCGACCACGAGGAGTTCACCGTCGACGTGGCACACCCGGGTGAAGAGGTGCCGACGAACTGTGGGACGATGCCCCACCCGACCGACTCGAAGTTCTACCTCACCGCCGGACTCCCCTCTGACCCCGAGGAAGGCGTCGAAGGCGTCGGCGACCTCTACGTCTACGACACCGCCGAGGACGAGGTCATCGAGCACAAGAGCACCCGCGGGATCGACGCCCACGGCTACTGGTACACGCCTGACGGCGAGGAGCTGTGGGTGCTGAACCGCGAGACCAACGACGGCATCGTCGTCGATCCCGGGACCGACGAGATCGTCGAGGAAATAGACGCCTACGGCCCGGCCCAGGACGACGACCCCGCCGAGAGCGACGCGCCAGACATTCTCTGGAGCTCGCCCGACGGCGAGTACATGTTCGTCACGCTCCGTGGTCCCAGCCCGCTGTCGGGTGACCCACACGCCGCCACCGGCGTCACCCCCGGCGTCTCCGTGCTCGATGTCGAGAGCCGCGAGATAGAGACCGTCCTCGAGCCCGACCCGATCGAGGAGTACACCGACGAAGAGATCGAGGACGAGGACACGCCGACGCCGGACTTCCACGGCCTCGGCGTCCGGCCGATCGGCGAGTACGACACCGAGATCGCGACGTCGCCGCCGTTTTGA
- a CDS encoding class I SAM-dependent methyltransferase has translation MREFSEDYLRRTREGMWDDSQAALAPLELADRERILDVGCGTGELSRVLEAASPAEVVGCDADRELLEIAREHVPVLEGDATRLPVADDAVDLVVCQALLINLPDPVDALEEFARVSTELVAAVEPDNGAVRIDSSVPAEERLERRARRAYLEGVETDVTIGSDAREAFEAAGIEVLETRRYDHDQTIEPPYDDHALAVAKRKATGAGLADDRETMLEGSLSAESYDDLRSAWREMGRDVIEQMQAGEYRRREVVPFYVTVGRIRR, from the coding sequence CTCGCCCCCCTCGAGCTCGCCGACCGCGAACGAATTCTCGACGTCGGCTGTGGGACCGGGGAGCTGAGTCGCGTCCTCGAGGCGGCGTCGCCGGCCGAGGTGGTCGGCTGTGACGCCGACCGGGAGTTACTTGAGATCGCCCGCGAGCACGTCCCGGTCCTCGAAGGCGACGCGACTCGGCTGCCGGTCGCCGACGACGCCGTCGACCTCGTCGTCTGCCAGGCGCTTTTGATCAACCTCCCGGATCCCGTCGACGCCCTCGAGGAGTTCGCCCGGGTCTCGACGGAGTTGGTCGCGGCCGTCGAACCCGACAACGGTGCGGTCCGGATCGACTCGAGCGTCCCCGCCGAGGAACGCCTCGAGCGGCGGGCCCGCCGGGCCTACCTCGAGGGCGTCGAGACCGACGTCACGATCGGTTCCGACGCCCGCGAGGCGTTTGAGGCTGCCGGTATCGAGGTACTCGAGACCCGCCGATACGACCACGACCAGACGATCGAACCACCGTACGACGACCACGCGCTGGCAGTCGCAAAGCGGAAGGCGACGGGGGCGGGACTGGCCGACGACCGGGAGACAATGCTCGAGGGGAGTCTCTCGGCCGAGAGCTACGACGACCTCCGGAGCGCCTGGCGCGAGATGGGCCGGGACGTAATCGAGCAGATGCAAGCCGGCGAGTACCGCCGACGCGAAGTCGTTCCCTTCTACGTCACTGTCGGACGGATCCGCAGGTAG